In a single window of the Gemmatimonadota bacterium genome:
- a CDS encoding pitrilysin family protein, whose protein sequence is MNHFPLSFRRAAVVTAVTLGTAISSVGAQVTTAPALGATPTLTVPAVQEAVLPNGLRLMVVRNAEVPLVEARLILDGGARLTGVAPGIAAFAATMLSEGAGSRSALQFSEASDFIGARLGAGAGWENTTLTLSVPKRSVSEGFALLADMLLRPAFHAADVKRERDLRLASLLRAKDSPGQVAQRVFFRNVYPANHPLHRDIGGDSTSTAALDSAGVRNYWQRAADPRRATLILSGDVTLAEARLWATKAMGGWKAPASSLTKPAAATVAAAPSSATHIILVDKPDAAQSVIFIGAPGMSRSNPDYAAVQVMSTILGGSFSSRLNDILREQLGYTYGAGAGFSFAPVTGPFLANSAVRTNVTDSSLIVFFRELKKMGAEPVSPVELSRARNYLVLGSLGDYETAGQIAGALSTSLLFHQPLAAVSQELAAIQRVTAADVERVAKAHIDTGHLTVVIVGDLAKIRPGIEKLKLGPIEVQSY, encoded by the coding sequence GTGAACCACTTTCCCTTGAGCTTCCGCCGTGCCGCGGTAGTGACCGCCGTGACGCTGGGTACCGCGATCAGTAGCGTTGGCGCACAGGTCACGACCGCGCCGGCGCTCGGTGCCACGCCAACACTGACCGTGCCCGCCGTCCAGGAAGCCGTGCTCCCCAACGGCCTGCGACTGATGGTGGTACGCAACGCCGAAGTACCGCTGGTTGAGGCGCGCCTGATTCTCGACGGTGGTGCCCGCCTCACTGGTGTCGCCCCAGGCATTGCCGCTTTTGCCGCGACGATGCTCAGCGAAGGCGCCGGGAGTCGCAGCGCACTGCAGTTCTCCGAGGCATCAGATTTCATCGGCGCTCGTCTCGGCGCCGGCGCGGGGTGGGAGAACACCACCCTCACCTTGTCGGTACCGAAGCGCTCAGTGAGCGAAGGGTTCGCCCTGCTCGCCGATATGCTCCTGCGACCGGCCTTTCACGCAGCCGACGTGAAGCGCGAGCGCGACTTGCGCCTGGCCTCGCTCCTTCGCGCCAAGGATTCTCCGGGCCAGGTGGCCCAGCGGGTCTTCTTCCGCAATGTCTACCCCGCGAACCATCCGCTCCATCGTGACATCGGCGGCGATTCCACCAGCACTGCCGCGCTCGACTCGGCCGGTGTCCGCAACTACTGGCAGCGTGCGGCCGACCCACGTCGCGCGACGCTCATCCTCTCCGGCGACGTCACGCTCGCCGAGGCACGACTCTGGGCAACCAAGGCCATGGGCGGCTGGAAGGCGCCGGCTTCGTCGCTGACCAAGCCCGCAGCCGCAACCGTTGCCGCCGCGCCGTCCTCGGCCACGCACATCATTCTCGTCGACAAGCCCGATGCCGCGCAGTCAGTGATCTTCATCGGCGCGCCGGGGATGAGTCGCAGCAATCCCGACTACGCTGCGGTCCAGGTGATGTCCACCATCCTTGGGGGCTCTTTCTCCTCGCGCCTAAATGACATTCTCCGCGAGCAGCTGGGCTATACCTATGGCGCCGGGGCAGGATTCTCATTCGCACCGGTCACCGGACCGTTTCTCGCCAATTCGGCGGTACGCACCAACGTGACCGATTCGTCGCTCATCGTCTTCTTCCGTGAACTCAAGAAGATGGGCGCCGAACCTGTGTCACCTGTCGAGCTCAGTCGTGCGCGCAACTACCTCGTCCTCGGCTCGCTCGGTGACTACGAAACGGCGGGCCAGATCGCCGGCGCGCTCTCGACGTCGCTGCTCTTCCACCAGCCGCTCGCCGCGGTGAGCCAGGAGCTCGCCGCCATTCAGCGCGTTACGGCGGCGGATGTCGAGCGCGTGGCCAAGGCGCATATCGATACCGGCCATCTCACCGTGGTCATCGTCGGCGACCTCGCCAAGATCCGGCCGGGCATCGAGAAGCTGAAGCTGGGGCCGATAGAAGTTCAGAGCTACTAG
- a CDS encoding YdcF family protein, translating to MLIVSRLDQRTPADAIVILGAAQYDGRPSPVLKARLDHGASLFREGYADLIVVTGGIVEGDRMSEATAGQRYLVSRGIPAGVVVVKPQGRTTAGSMDAVAEYLHGAGKERVILVSDPFHLARLRLEAHRLGLTAFTSPTHSSPISRSFSTEIGYLLAEGAKLPVILLRGIFQ from the coding sequence GTGCTGATCGTCTCGCGGCTCGATCAGCGCACCCCCGCCGATGCCATCGTCATCCTCGGCGCCGCGCAGTACGACGGTCGCCCGTCGCCGGTACTCAAGGCGCGACTCGACCACGGCGCCTCCCTCTTCCGGGAGGGCTACGCCGATCTCATCGTCGTCACCGGTGGCATCGTCGAAGGCGACCGGATGAGTGAGGCGACCGCCGGACAGCGCTACCTGGTGTCGCGCGGCATCCCCGCCGGCGTCGTAGTAGTGAAACCCCAGGGTCGCACTACCGCCGGGTCGATGGATGCCGTCGCCGAGTATCTCCACGGCGCCGGGAAGGAGCGGGTGATCCTGGTGAGCGACCCCTTTCATCTCGCGCGATTGCGGCTCGAAGCACACCGTCTCGGACTCACCGCGTTCACGTCGCCGACACACTCATCACCGATCTCGCGCTCGTTCTCCACTGAAATCGGTTATCTGCTGGCAGAAGGCGCCAAGCTGCCGGTCATCCTTCTGAGGGGAATCTTCCAATGA
- a CDS encoding ATP-dependent Clp protease proteolytic subunit: MADTEKTTPTVAPDPIGQRMFKARTIIISGEITQELSEKVTAQLLAMSAESATAPITIYINSQGGHVEAGDTIHDMIRYVLPKVRIVGTGWVASAGALIYVSVPREDRFCLPNTRFLLHQPAGGMGGTASDIAIEAREIVKMRERLNEIFARETGQSVARIVDDTHRNFWLGAEEAKAYGLVGSVISKQSELK, translated from the coding sequence ATGGCTGATACTGAAAAGACGACCCCGACCGTTGCGCCCGATCCTATCGGCCAGCGGATGTTCAAGGCCCGCACGATCATCATCTCGGGCGAAATCACCCAGGAACTCTCCGAGAAGGTGACGGCGCAGCTGCTCGCGATGTCGGCCGAGTCAGCGACCGCCCCGATCACCATCTACATCAATTCGCAGGGTGGTCACGTCGAGGCCGGCGATACCATCCACGACATGATTCGCTACGTCCTGCCCAAGGTCCGCATCGTCGGAACCGGGTGGGTGGCCAGCGCTGGCGCGCTGATCTACGTGTCGGTGCCGCGCGAAGATCGTTTCTGCCTGCCGAATACCCGCTTCCTGCTGCACCAGCCGGCCGGCGGGATGGGGGGCACGGCGTCGGATATTGCGATCGAGGCGCGCGAAATCGTGAAGATGCGGGAACGGCTCAACGAGATCTTCGCCCGGGAAACCGGCCAGAGTGTGGCGCGGATCGTTGACGACACCCATCGGAACTTCTGGCTCGGCGCCGAAGAGGCCAAGGCCTACGGGCTCGTCGGATCGGTGATCTCGAAGCAATCGGAGCTGAAGTAG
- a CDS encoding MBL fold metallo-hydrolase encodes MNGPTLTFWGAAGQVTGSCHLLEWRGHRVALDGGLFQGKREESNRLNATLPFDPRQLDAIILSHAHIDHAGRLPLFGAHQYDNCIFATPATRDLCAIMLADSAHIQESDFKWLQKKGRALPGSAPLYTQKDAIRVQELMEGHPYNRPFSAAGDLTVTFRDAGHILGSANVEVKIGGSTPHRLVFSGDIGRWGQPIIRDPEGPKGAIDTLIIESTYARKNHDTQRDATANLAEVVNRVAARGGKLIVPSFAVGRTQELIYALHELAAEKRIPEVPIYIDSPLAVEATDIFRLHPELFDDTEAFIRNDKRIFDHHLVRFVRSVEESKALNQLQGPAIIISASGMAEAGRIVHHIANNMGDPKNCILFVGFQASYTLGARIQSGIKEVRLLGEMHTVNAEVATIDGYSAHAGRDELRQWVRNLGGPITRAFCVHGEPESLVAMKALLEEEGVKEVHIPAHGERVEL; translated from the coding sequence ATGAACGGACCAACTCTCACGTTCTGGGGTGCGGCAGGTCAGGTGACCGGTTCGTGTCATCTGCTCGAGTGGCGCGGCCATCGTGTGGCGCTGGACGGCGGCCTCTTCCAGGGCAAGCGCGAAGAATCCAATCGCCTCAACGCGACGCTCCCGTTCGATCCGCGCCAGCTCGATGCGATCATCCTCTCGCACGCCCACATCGACCACGCCGGCCGGCTGCCCCTCTTCGGGGCGCACCAGTACGACAACTGCATCTTCGCCACACCGGCCACGCGCGATCTCTGCGCCATCATGCTTGCCGACTCGGCGCACATCCAGGAAAGCGATTTCAAGTGGCTGCAGAAGAAGGGGCGGGCACTTCCCGGCTCGGCGCCGCTCTACACCCAGAAGGACGCCATCCGGGTGCAGGAGCTGATGGAGGGGCATCCCTACAACCGCCCTTTCTCTGCTGCCGGCGACCTGACCGTCACCTTCCGCGATGCCGGCCACATCCTCGGCAGTGCCAACGTCGAAGTGAAGATCGGCGGCAGCACGCCGCATCGCCTGGTTTTCTCCGGCGACATCGGGCGCTGGGGCCAGCCGATCATCCGCGATCCCGAGGGTCCGAAGGGCGCCATCGATACGCTGATCATCGAGAGCACCTATGCTCGAAAGAATCACGACACGCAGCGCGATGCGACGGCAAATCTCGCCGAGGTGGTGAACCGCGTCGCAGCGCGGGGCGGCAAACTCATCGTGCCATCGTTCGCCGTGGGCCGCACCCAGGAGCTGATCTACGCGCTGCACGAGCTGGCCGCAGAGAAGCGCATCCCCGAGGTCCCGATCTATATCGACTCGCCGCTCGCGGTCGAAGCAACCGACATCTTCCGGTTGCACCCCGAACTCTTCGACGACACCGAGGCGTTCATCCGCAATGACAAGCGGATCTTCGATCATCACCTGGTACGATTTGTCCGCAGCGTCGAGGAGTCGAAAGCCCTCAACCAGCTGCAGGGCCCGGCCATCATCATCTCCGCATCAGGAATGGCCGAAGCCGGCCGCATCGTGCACCACATTGCCAACAACATGGGCGACCCGAAAAACTGCATTCTCTTCGTCGGCTTCCAGGCGTCGTACACCTTGGGTGCCCGGATCCAGTCCGGCATCAAGGAAGTGCGGTTACTGGGTGAAATGCACACGGTCAATGCCGAAGTCGCCACCATCGATGGCTATTCGGCGCACGCCGGTCGCGACGAATTGCGGCAGTGGGTCCGCAACTTGGGCGGGCCGATCACCCGCGCGTTCTGCGTGCACGGCGAGCCGGAATCGCTGGTCGCGATGAAAGCACTCCTCGAAGAGGAAGGCGTCAAGGAAGTGCACATTCCGGCGCACGGAGAACGCGTCGAGCTTTAG
- the upp gene encoding uracil phosphoribosyltransferase — MPSSPRRGLTVLDHPLIRHKLALLRDASTSSRDFKQLVGEIASLMTYEVTRDLRTEPVEVVTPLETTMGERVAPKVALVPILRAGLGMVEGIVQLIPNARVGHIGLYRNHETLQPVSYYFKVPTPVADHRFFVLDPMLATGGSAVEAVAELKRAGATDIALLCLVVAPEGVSTFTTAHPDVPIYAAALDRGLNANGYILPGLGDAGDRLFGTK; from the coding sequence ATGCCTTCGTCTCCGCGCCGAGGCCTCACGGTCCTCGATCATCCCCTGATCCGGCACAAGCTCGCGCTCCTTCGCGACGCGAGCACCTCCTCCCGGGACTTCAAGCAACTGGTCGGCGAGATCGCTTCGCTGATGACCTATGAAGTGACCCGGGACCTCCGGACCGAGCCGGTCGAGGTCGTCACGCCGCTCGAGACCACGATGGGTGAGCGCGTGGCACCCAAGGTGGCGCTGGTGCCGATCCTCCGGGCAGGGCTCGGGATGGTCGAGGGGATCGTGCAGCTGATCCCGAACGCCCGCGTGGGGCACATCGGGCTCTATCGAAACCACGAGACGCTGCAGCCGGTATCGTATTACTTCAAGGTGCCGACTCCTGTGGCCGACCATCGCTTCTTCGTGCTCGATCCGATGCTGGCCACGGGCGGATCGGCGGTCGAGGCGGTCGCGGAGCTCAAGCGGGCGGGGGCGACCGACATCGCCCTGCTCTGTTTGGTTGTGGCCCCCGAAGGCGTGAGCACGTTTACTACAGCGCACCCCGATGTGCCGATCTATGCCGCGGCGCTGGACCGCGGCCTGAACGCCAACGGATACATTCTCCCCGGGCTTGGTGATGCCGGGGACCGACTCTTCGGGACCAAATGA
- a CDS encoding nuclear transport factor 2 family protein, with the protein MKRIAAFLIAISACRAAPVATPTSALTPAHSAAIADSVSATLGEYRAAFAARDIDATMRFYADDPRFRWVEDGELRYSSKAEVAAALRAFVPSLKAIELSYYDPVVTPLAPGVAVVATRFAQKITDSAGVMRGFAGAMSMTLIHGDSGWRFLVGHTSSLVPRPPTATKQGAG; encoded by the coding sequence ATGAAACGGATCGCAGCATTCCTGATCGCGATCTCGGCGTGTCGCGCAGCCCCGGTAGCGACGCCGACCTCTGCGCTCACGCCGGCGCACAGCGCCGCGATTGCCGACAGCGTCTCCGCCACTCTCGGCGAGTATCGCGCCGCGTTTGCCGCGCGCGACATCGATGCCACGATGCGCTTCTATGCCGACGACCCGCGCTTTCGCTGGGTCGAGGACGGCGAACTGCGCTACTCCTCGAAGGCCGAGGTTGCCGCGGCGCTCCGCGCCTTCGTGCCGTCGCTCAAGGCGATCGAGCTGTCGTATTACGACCCGGTCGTGACGCCGCTCGCTCCCGGGGTGGCCGTCGTGGCCACCCGCTTCGCGCAGAAGATCACCGACAGCGCCGGAGTCATGCGGGGCTTTGCCGGGGCGATGTCGATGACGCTGATCCATGGCGACTCGGGGTGGCGCTTCCTGGTGGGCCACACCTCGTCCCTGGTGCCGCGCCCGCCGACGGCAACGAAACAGGGGGCGGGGTAG
- a CDS encoding MBL fold metallo-hydrolase, translated as MSAPRTLTFFGGAATATGSMMLLEAAGARVLLDAGFFQGNVAQADAKNRELPLDPKRVDALLLSQAGLAYAGRVPQLVRHGYRGPIYATPGSRDMAAILLAEAALDLAAEGDNALYTLDDVVAAQELFVGQPYHRPLHLRRNLVFEFSDAGHILGSASIELRTGEGGSHRIVYSGCVGRSGSPLLRDPESVPGQVDTLIVGSPFAHEEHASFEEAQTQLAAIINNAVTRGGQVIVPASSLGPIHEFIRAVQALWRAGRIPDIPIWMDTPTPVCLPTMIRLHPESIARDERTYRDEGGAFDSALLRYIGDASARARLDSLDGPAIIVAPSETGDSGRSAHHFRRCLEDVRHTLLFLSFLEEGSVGRLLQDGAERVTIEDRVVERKAAVETLAAYSGHAGGEEMREWVRALGGPIKRAFVVHGDDLAVAMMVTILREEGVRDVIVPREGESFPF; from the coding sequence ATGAGCGCACCTCGTACGCTGACCTTCTTTGGCGGCGCCGCCACCGCGACCGGCTCGATGATGCTGCTCGAAGCCGCCGGTGCCCGCGTCCTCCTCGACGCCGGTTTCTTCCAGGGCAACGTCGCCCAGGCCGACGCCAAGAATCGCGAGCTGCCACTCGACCCGAAGCGGGTTGACGCGCTCCTCCTCTCGCAGGCGGGACTCGCCTACGCCGGTCGCGTCCCACAGCTGGTGCGTCACGGCTATCGCGGGCCGATCTACGCCACACCAGGTAGTCGCGACATGGCCGCGATCCTCCTCGCCGAGGCGGCGCTCGACCTCGCGGCCGAGGGGGACAACGCACTCTACACGCTGGACGATGTCGTGGCGGCGCAGGAGCTCTTTGTCGGGCAGCCCTATCATCGGCCGCTGCACCTCCGTCGCAATCTCGTCTTCGAATTCTCGGATGCCGGCCACATTCTCGGCTCGGCGTCGATCGAACTCCGCACTGGCGAAGGCGGTTCGCACCGCATCGTCTACTCGGGTTGCGTCGGCCGTTCGGGATCGCCGCTGCTGCGCGATCCGGAATCGGTGCCGGGACAGGTCGACACCCTCATCGTCGGTTCGCCCTTCGCGCACGAAGAGCACGCCTCGTTCGAAGAGGCGCAGACCCAGCTCGCGGCGATCATCAACAACGCCGTGACCCGGGGCGGGCAAGTCATCGTGCCCGCGTCGTCGCTCGGGCCGATCCACGAATTCATCCGCGCGGTGCAGGCACTCTGGCGTGCTGGCCGGATTCCCGATATTCCGATCTGGATGGACACGCCGACCCCGGTCTGTCTCCCGACGATGATCCGGCTGCACCCCGAATCGATCGCCCGGGACGAGCGTACCTATCGCGATGAAGGCGGCGCCTTCGACAGCGCCCTGCTGCGGTACATCGGCGATGCGTCGGCCCGTGCTCGCCTCGACTCCCTCGATGGCCCCGCGATCATCGTGGCACCGAGCGAGACCGGCGACTCGGGTCGATCGGCGCATCACTTTCGTCGCTGCCTTGAAGACGTCCGCCACACCCTCCTCTTCCTCTCCTTCCTCGAGGAAGGCTCCGTCGGTCGCCTGCTCCAGGATGGCGCTGAACGGGTCACCATCGAGGATCGAGTGGTCGAACGGAAGGCCGCAGTCGAAACACTTGCCGCCTATTCCGGCCATGCCGGCGGCGAGGAGATGCGCGAATGGGTGCGTGCGCTCGGCGGGCCGATCAAGCGTGCCTTCGTCGTCCACGGCGATGATCTCGCGGTCGCGATGATGGTCACCATCCTCCGCGAGGAGGGCGTGCGCGACGTGATCGTGCCCCGCGAAGGGGAGTCGTTCCCCTTCTGA
- a CDS encoding pitrilysin family protein, translating into MRLRLLVGTLLLCGSASLSAQGIKVPATVDTLPNGLRLIVHEDASAPIVTVDTWFWVGSGSEKPGRTGFAHLFEHLMFMGSEHAPYPQFDRLLEAAGADNNGSTTEDRTNYYEAGPVSALPLMLWLDADRMGFLLPTMDTPKVDAQRDIVKNERRQSYENQPYGLVADVMPKLMYPSTHPYSWPVIGSMADLSAASLEDVKDFFRTYYAPNNAVITVAGAVKRDSVLALVKHYFGAIPRGPAIDRPDPVQPQLLADTTAVLEDRVQLPRLYYNFESVRAGASDDAALQVAAYVLSGAKNSRLDQRLVYTDQTASDVGAGPDHRKLAGTFGVTATARPGHALPELQRAVDDELRKLADKGPTERELQQARNSLEAGFIRRIQTVQGKADQLNRYYYQTGEPDGFQKNLDQLRAVTADDVRRVVSKYLLGPRAIVSVVPMGKKELAAERRVTP; encoded by the coding sequence ATGCGTTTACGCCTCCTCGTCGGCACCCTCCTCCTCTGCGGCAGCGCCTCGCTGTCGGCCCAGGGGATCAAGGTGCCTGCCACCGTCGACACCCTGCCGAACGGGCTCCGGCTCATCGTCCACGAAGACGCCTCGGCCCCGATTGTTACCGTCGATACCTGGTTCTGGGTCGGTTCCGGCTCCGAAAAACCGGGACGCACCGGCTTCGCGCACCTGTTCGAGCATCTGATGTTCATGGGATCCGAACACGCGCCCTATCCCCAGTTCGATCGCCTCCTCGAAGCGGCCGGCGCCGACAACAACGGCTCGACCACCGAAGACCGGACCAACTACTACGAAGCGGGTCCCGTCTCCGCGCTGCCGCTGATGCTCTGGCTCGATGCCGATCGGATGGGCTTTCTGCTGCCGACGATGGACACCCCAAAGGTCGACGCCCAGCGCGACATCGTGAAGAACGAGCGGCGGCAGAGCTACGAGAACCAGCCCTACGGCCTCGTCGCCGACGTGATGCCGAAGCTGATGTATCCGTCGACACACCCGTACAGCTGGCCAGTGATCGGCTCGATGGCCGACCTCTCCGCGGCGTCGCTCGAAGACGTCAAGGATTTCTTCCGGACCTACTACGCACCGAACAACGCGGTCATCACCGTGGCCGGCGCTGTGAAGCGCGACTCGGTGCTCGCGCTGGTCAAGCACTACTTCGGTGCGATTCCGCGTGGTCCGGCGATCGATCGTCCTGATCCGGTACAGCCGCAACTCCTGGCCGACACGACTGCGGTGCTCGAAGACCGCGTGCAGTTGCCTCGGCTCTACTACAACTTCGAGTCGGTGCGCGCTGGCGCATCCGATGACGCAGCGCTGCAGGTCGCGGCGTATGTCCTGAGCGGTGCCAAGAACTCCCGCCTCGATCAGCGACTCGTCTACACTGACCAGACGGCATCCGATGTCGGCGCCGGCCCCGACCACCGGAAGCTGGCCGGCACGTTCGGCGTCACCGCCACGGCACGTCCGGGTCACGCGCTTCCCGAACTGCAGCGCGCCGTCGACGATGAACTCCGCAAGCTGGCCGACAAGGGCCCCACCGAACGCGAATTGCAGCAGGCGCGCAACTCGCTCGAAGCCGGCTTTATCCGCCGCATCCAGACGGTGCAGGGCAAGGCCGACCAGCTCAACCGCTACTACTACCAGACCGGTGAACCCGATGGCTTCCAGAAGAATCTCGACCAATTGCGTGCCGTCACGGCCGATGACGTCCGGCGCGTGGTGAGCAAGTATCTCCTCGGGCCGCGCGCCATTGTATCGGTCGTACCGATGGGCAAGAAAGAGCTCGCCGCCGAGCGGAGGGTCACCCCGTGA
- a CDS encoding carboxypeptidase-like regulatory domain-containing protein, with amino-acid sequence MFTSRLSGVVRDSSGRAIRSAELTLLPLNLRAISGVGGEFAFLIPTGGRFTLHVAAAGHTPVSLEEIDLPRGAVLRQEMTLSPRQPVPVTRVWRDGMAHRASVR; translated from the coding sequence GTGTTCACTTCGCGTCTTTCTGGTGTAGTTCGGGATTCCTCTGGTCGAGCGATTCGCAGCGCGGAGTTGACGCTGCTACCACTCAACCTGCGCGCCATCTCCGGGGTCGGCGGCGAGTTCGCCTTCCTGATCCCCACGGGCGGCCGCTTCACGCTGCACGTCGCGGCGGCTGGTCACACGCCTGTCTCCCTCGAAGAGATCGATCTTCCGCGCGGCGCGGTGTTGCGTCAGGAGATGACGCTTTCGCCGCGACAGCCCGTGCCGGTCACCCGCGTCTGGCGTGACGGCATGGCGCACCGGGCCTCGGTTCGGTAG